One region of Chryseobacterium sp. SORGH_AS_0447 genomic DNA includes:
- the ccsA gene encoding cytochrome c biogenesis protein CcsA, whose protein sequence is MKKIQDILISTRTMAVLLLGYAFAMAYATFLENDYGTPTAKALIYEAWWFELIMLLLILNFIGNIGRYRLWKREKWPVLVFHLAFVLIFIGGAITRYISFEGMMHIREGETSNEIVTDKNFLKIQIEEKGDVLNYQDIPYLMSPLHKDLEATYDFHGKQVKVVAKEYVQRKKDSLVADPNGAEYLHLVSTGQTGRQNIFIKPGETKSINGTLVTFNRAIDGAVEFRNDNGKLFIKTPVDANYMTMATQATGTTKKDEFQPLALRSLYSINELKLVVPEGLRKGKLISIEGDRKKDQNVPDMLTVELQGPKTKQVVDLSVEKGNPNAYKQVTMDGLNIMVGFGPKVYNTPFSLKLEDFVMETYPGSSSPSAYESHIKIIDEGKQTPFKIYMNHVLNHKGYRFFQSSFDPDRMGTVLSVNHDFWGTLISYIGYTFLFGGMFFMFFWKGTHFWKLNKILKDVNKKKAATVLLLLLSFGLNAQKIETHGTTDGSREHIHVEGENHNHTPESAQAQPSQQNSLAVPMAKMRTISADEIIARNKISAEHADKFGYLLVQNFEGRIVPINTEALDVLRKLYKKDEFKGTDGKSLTANQWFLSVNTDTPSWTMVPMIKVGTKGGDELKNKTKADDEGYTSLMNLFPADANGNLRYILENDYNTAFRKKPAEQTNYDKEVIAVNERVQIFNEFFSGQFMRIVPVKNDANHTWHSWLDQKMEPDMESQKVMGPYFAEVLQAQQTGNWSKADAELAKLSDYQQKWGKAVVPAKSKVDLEVFMNKVNINFKLLIFYTLIGGLLLILGFVELFKPNKILNKTIKAIIILGIVGYAFHFLGLVARWYISGHAPWSNGYEAIIFISWVGITAGLLLYRNSNALIPAAGFMVAVIMMGFAHGGSALDPQITPLVPVLKSYWLIVHVAIITSSYGFFALSMIIAVISLIFYIISQKETYRIHHDTTLKELAIVSEMSLTIGLFALTVGNFLGGIWANESWGRYWSWDPKETWAFISIMVYAFVLHMRLVPGLRSRWAFHVATMFAFCSMVMTYFGVNYYLSGLHSYAAGDPVPVPAWVYIGLGTMLALAIASYIKFRILTKK, encoded by the coding sequence ATGAAGAAGATCCAGGATATTTTGATCTCAACCAGAACAATGGCTGTGTTGTTATTGGGGTATGCATTCGCGATGGCCTATGCAACGTTTTTAGAAAACGATTACGGAACCCCCACAGCAAAAGCATTAATCTACGAAGCATGGTGGTTTGAATTAATCATGCTCCTTCTTATTCTCAACTTTATCGGCAATATCGGAAGATACCGCTTGTGGAAAAGAGAAAAATGGCCGGTATTGGTCTTCCACCTGGCATTTGTATTAATTTTTATCGGCGGTGCTATTACCCGGTACATCAGTTTTGAAGGGATGATGCACATCAGGGAAGGGGAAACTTCCAATGAAATCGTTACCGATAAAAACTTCCTTAAAATACAGATCGAAGAAAAAGGAGACGTTCTGAATTACCAGGATATTCCTTATTTGATGTCCCCGCTGCACAAAGATCTCGAAGCGACTTACGATTTCCACGGAAAGCAGGTAAAAGTGGTTGCCAAAGAATATGTACAGCGAAAAAAGGATAGCCTCGTGGCAGATCCGAATGGGGCGGAATATCTTCATCTCGTATCTACCGGGCAGACGGGCAGGCAGAATATTTTCATCAAGCCGGGTGAAACAAAATCCATCAACGGTACTTTGGTAACCTTTAACAGAGCCATCGATGGTGCTGTGGAATTTAGAAATGATAACGGGAAACTGTTCATCAAAACTCCGGTAGATGCTAACTACATGACCATGGCTACCCAGGCGACAGGGACGACTAAAAAAGATGAGTTCCAGCCGTTGGCCTTGAGAAGTTTATATTCAATCAATGAATTAAAATTAGTAGTTCCCGAAGGTTTACGAAAAGGGAAATTAATATCCATTGAAGGAGACCGTAAGAAAGATCAGAACGTTCCCGATATGCTGACAGTAGAGCTTCAGGGACCTAAAACAAAACAGGTGGTAGACCTTTCCGTAGAAAAAGGAAACCCGAATGCTTACAAGCAGGTAACCATGGATGGACTCAACATCATGGTCGGTTTTGGGCCTAAGGTTTACAACACTCCTTTCTCGTTGAAACTGGAGGATTTTGTGATGGAAACGTATCCGGGAAGTTCCTCCCCAAGTGCTTATGAAAGCCACATTAAAATTATTGATGAAGGCAAGCAGACGCCTTTTAAAATTTATATGAACCACGTACTGAACCATAAAGGCTACCGTTTTTTCCAGTCGAGTTTCGATCCGGACAGAATGGGGACTGTACTTTCCGTAAACCACGATTTTTGGGGAACACTGATTTCCTACATTGGTTATACATTCTTATTTGGCGGAATGTTCTTCATGTTCTTCTGGAAAGGGACCCATTTCTGGAAGCTGAATAAAATCCTCAAAGACGTAAACAAAAAGAAGGCGGCAACTGTACTTTTATTGCTGTTAAGCTTCGGACTGAACGCCCAGAAGATTGAAACCCACGGAACAACCGACGGAAGCCGGGAACATATCCATGTAGAGGGAGAGAATCATAACCATACTCCGGAATCGGCACAGGCCCAACCTTCGCAGCAGAATTCCCTGGCCGTACCGATGGCCAAAATGAGAACCATTTCTGCCGACGAAATCATTGCAAGAAATAAAATCAGTGCGGAGCACGCCGATAAATTCGGCTATCTTTTGGTTCAGAATTTTGAAGGACGTATCGTTCCGATCAATACCGAAGCACTGGATGTTTTAAGAAAACTGTACAAAAAAGATGAATTTAAAGGAACAGACGGAAAATCATTAACGGCCAACCAATGGTTCCTTTCCGTAAATACGGATACACCGAGCTGGACGATGGTTCCGATGATTAAAGTAGGAACAAAAGGCGGTGACGAATTAAAAAATAAAACAAAGGCGGATGATGAAGGATACACTTCTCTGATGAACCTTTTCCCGGCAGATGCTAATGGAAATTTAAGATACATCCTTGAGAATGATTACAACACGGCATTCCGTAAAAAACCTGCTGAGCAGACCAATTATGACAAGGAAGTAATTGCCGTAAATGAAAGGGTACAGATCTTTAATGAGTTTTTCAGCGGCCAGTTTATGAGAATTGTTCCGGTAAAGAATGATGCGAACCACACCTGGCATTCATGGCTCGATCAGAAGATGGAGCCGGATATGGAATCCCAGAAAGTAATGGGGCCTTATTTTGCCGAAGTATTACAGGCGCAGCAGACCGGAAACTGGAGCAAAGCCGATGCAGAGCTGGCAAAGCTTTCCGACTACCAGCAGAAATGGGGTAAAGCGGTAGTGCCTGCAAAATCGAAAGTTGATCTTGAAGTTTTCATGAACAAAGTGAACATCAACTTCAAGCTTTTAATCTTCTACACGTTAATCGGTGGATTATTACTGATTTTAGGTTTTGTGGAATTATTCAAACCGAATAAAATTTTAAATAAAACCATCAAAGCAATTATTATTTTAGGAATTGTGGGCTATGCCTTCCATTTCCTGGGCTTGGTTGCCAGATGGTACATTTCAGGTCACGCTCCTTGGAGTAACGGGTATGAAGCCATTATCTTCATTTCATGGGTGGGGATTACGGCCGGTCTTTTACTGTACAGAAATTCCAACGCATTAATTCCGGCCGCCGGATTTATGGTAGCGGTTATTATGATGGGATTTGCCCACGGAGGTTCAGCACTTGACCCGCAGATTACACCGCTGGTTCCTGTACTGAAATCCTACTGGCTAATTGTTCACGTAGCAATTATCACTTCAAGTTATGGCTTTTTTGCCTTATCCATGATTATCGCCGTTATCAGCTTAATATTCTACATTATTTCGCAAAAAGAAACCTATAGAATCCATCATGATACGACACTGAAGGAACTGGCGATTGTTTCGGAAATGTCTCTCACCATTGGCTTATTTGCTTTAACTGTAGGAAACTTCTTAGGTGGGATCTGGGCAAATGAATCCTGGGGAAGATACTGGAGCTGGG